Proteins co-encoded in one Papaver somniferum cultivar HN1 chromosome 5, ASM357369v1, whole genome shotgun sequence genomic window:
- the LOC113284480 gene encoding putative uncharacterized protein DDB_G0270496: MGFVSNKSRRVRVIDASSEEESDPEMDMYKEEEEEEDMEEEQEEEEEGEDSEEEQEAEEGEDLEEGGEDSEEEQEEGEEDYHDEEEEEEDDEERIKAQKDEEMEELEKMVSDIRQEQQDIMKNLKHHKNEDILKGQAVKNQKVLWDKTLEFRFLLQKPFSSSNKLPKEPLRSSFCDSEKATNKAYLDLITSSEQTINCLLELQEALLEKSPHVAQSTDENTKDSSKESKQSKSSDARTDEEWLPVQQMHSRFTSFRNSSIDKWQRNAQVGTGVAGIKGRLHAFNQNISEQVAAYMGDPSRMIKSMQLRRSAVGTIVPDVCENGKEEDANMDGDPELLDDSEFYQQLLKEFLESYNPASSESAYYALKRLQTKKRKIVDRRASKCRKIRYHVHEKIVNFMAPEPQDLPPMAPKLFENLFGLKN; encoded by the exons ATGGGGTTCGTTTCGAATAAATCACGGCGAGTTCGTGTGATTGATGCTAGTTCAGAAGAAGAAAGTGATCCTGAAATGGATATG TacaaagaggaggaagaagaagaggatatggaagaagaacaagaagaggaggaagaaggagAGGATTCGGAGGAAGAACAAGAAGCGGAGGAAGGAGAGGATTTGGAGGAAGGAGGAGAGGAttcagaagaagaacaagaagagggTGAGGAAGATTACcatgatgaggaggaagaagaagaagatgatgaggaaaGAATTAAGGCACAAAAAGATGAAGAGATGGAAGAACTTGAGAAAATGGTCTCAGATATTCGCCAAGAACAGCA AGATATTATGAAGAATCTAAAGCATCACAAGAATGAAGATATTCTGAAAGGTCAAGCCGTAAAGAACCAAAAG GTTCTCTGGGATAAGACTCTTGAGTTCAGGTTCTTGTTGCAAAAACCTTTTTCTAGTTCAAATAAATTACCAAAG GAACCCCTCCGATCGTCTTTTTGTGATTCTGAGAAAGCAACAAATAAAGCGTATTTAGACTTGATAACATCATCAGAGCAAACTATAAATTGTTTGTTGGAACTACAAGAG GCTTTGCTTGAGAAGAGTCCGCACGTTGCTCAAAGTACAGATG AAAACACAAAGGATTCTTCTAAGGAATCAAAACAATCAAAGAGTTCGGATGCGAGGACTGACGAAGAGTGGCTACCTGTTCAACAAATGCATTCGAG ATTCACTTCCTTCAGAAATAGCTCAATAGATAAATGGCAGAGAAATGCACAAGTAGGAACTGGTGTGGCTGGGATTAAAGGAAGATTGCATGCGTTTAATCAG AATATTAGTGAACAAGTAGCTGCTTACATGGGGGATCCAAGCAGAATGATTAAAAGCATGCAGCTAAGGAGATCTGCTGTTGGTACAATT GTTCCTGATGTGTGTGAAAATGGAAAAGAAGAG GATGCAAACATGGATGGAGACCCCGAACTTTTGGATGACTCTGAATTTTATCAGCAACTTCTAAAGGAATTCTTGGAGTCGTACAACCCAGCCTCATCCG AATCGGCATATTATGCTTTAAAGAGATTGCAGACCAAGAAGCGAAAGATTGTCGATCGCCGTGCTTCAAAGTGCCGCAAGATCAG GTACCATGTTCATGAAAAGATAGTGAATTTCATGGCCCCAGAGCCTCAAGATCTTCCCCCAATGGCTCCAAAATTATTTGAGAACTTGTTCGGACTGAAAAATTag
- the LOC113284481 gene encoding uncharacterized protein LOC113284481, with amino-acid sequence MNSVAKNVCNIFRNLNFGGNNPSPLLSSLQQWRGIKVRVRGGNVEQALQIMQRKLTSTGMERLLKRQGQQTTHIKNSEKKVLARKNLDRRLKSQDLARKLNSILLKKIRSSD; translated from the exons ATGAATTCAGTAGCAAAGAATGTATGTAATATCTTCAGGAACCTTAATTTTGGTGGAAACAATCCAAGTCCATTGTTGAGTTCGTTACAGCAATGGAGAGGAATCAAAGTTAGAGTAAGAGGTGGAAATGTAGAACAAGCTTTACAGATTATGCAGAGAAAACTGACATCAACTGGGATGGAGAGATTGCTAAAGCGTCAAGGTCAGCAAACTACTCACATTAAGAACTCAGAGAAGAAAGTATTAGCTAGAAAGAATCTCGATCGCAGACTTAAATCACAAGATTTAGCTCGCAAACTGAACTCCATCCTTCTCAAGAAAATCAG GTCGAGCGATTGA
- the LOC113280664 gene encoding uncharacterized protein LOC113280664 has translation MDLAATKCWFIWKERCLRVFEKKERTPEQLAVDISRHYNYWHPHSSSINLHKHSKNTAKNIHWIFPSRDIIKLNCDASWVSKNTNAGFWFVLRNWLGTDKGAGMGIFRGSTTEEAEALPLLHTTRWAIQNNLQNLVIEGDNQVTINFLQGKEVSVQWKCLAILEEVKASVTTLVSFLGFQHVDRRANKVADLLAK, from the coding sequence ATGGATTTGGCTGCAACCAAatgttggttcatttggaaagagCGATGCCTAAGAGTGTTTGAAAAAAAAGAACGAACACCTGAACAACTTGCAGTTGACATTTCTCGTCACTATAATTACTGGCACCCTCACAGTAGCAGCATTAACTTACATAAGCATAGCAAAAATACTGCAAAGAATATACACTGGATCTTTCCTAGTAGAGACATCATTAAACTAAATTGTGATGCTTCTTGGGTGTCCAAAAATACTAATGCAGGATTTTGGTTTGTGTTGCGTAATTGGTTAGGTACAGACAAGGGAGCAGGAATGGGCATCTTCAGAGGATCAACAacagaagaagcagaagctctACCTCTTCTGCACACAACAAGATGGGCCATACAAAACAACCTACAAAATCTGGTCATTGAAGGTGATAATCAAGTAACTATAAATTTTCTACAAGGGAAAGAAGTTTCAGTCCAATGGAAATGCCTAGCAATCTTAGAAGAAGTCAAAGCTTCAGTTACAACACTAGTTTCTTTTTTGGGTTTCCAACATGTAGACAGACGCGCAAACAAAGTAGCTGATCTATTGGCTAAATAG